In Pseudoalteromonas tetraodonis, the genomic window ATGAGCTAGGTATTGATATTGAAGAAAAAGGCTTTTACGACGCCCTAAAAATGTTAGCGGTTAAGTACGACTTTGACTACCCCGAAGATAAGCTCATTGAGCTTGCCCAAGCGGTAAAAGTAATTGTAGACGACAAGGTAAAATTTGTAGATTGGAACCACCGCGACGATATTAAATCAGCTTTAAAAGTAGAGCTGATTTTAATACTCGCTAAATTTAAATTCCCACCAATTAGCCGCGATGAAGTATATAAAGAAATATTTGAACAAGCGCAAAATGTGAAAGCGAATAAAAAAGTTTAAATTACTAGGCTTAGTTTGGATGTGATTTATGGAGTTCGCGATTAAAAGCGATCTCCATAAACAAGCGTTATAACGCACTTTGGCTAACTACGGTTTTA contains:
- a CDS encoding type I restriction enzyme endonuclease domain-containing protein is translated as MLALSLTFLKRGLILSCFCKAALNLIESMVDMIYSVRDEMNAGDELGIDIEEKGFYDALKMLAVKYDFDYPEDKLIELAQAVKVIVDDKVKFVDWNHRDDIKSALKVELILILAKFKFPPISRDEVYKEIFEQAQNVKANKKV